One Cohnella candidum genomic region harbors:
- a CDS encoding MMPL family transporter, with translation MDKWVKWTSKLRWALLAVWIALAAVSVAALPDLQEIVKKTEQKFLPADSESLRATKLLEQVNPSSRAASNAVIVLSRDGGLQASDQAWMDDLLAKLDREKEQLGITGVISSQTQPELKERFLSKDGTTAIAIVNLPKADFEDTTLVTLEKLKKLVKQAPSGTKAELTGAAPISQEFQQSSQDGLKKTELLTVGLVLVILLIVFRSPVAPLIPLVTIGISLVISRGLIAAATDLGLPVSNFTESFLIAVLFGAGTDYCILMIQRFREELSKDGDRRLAMVRTMSGVGKTIFFSASTVFAAFFLIGFAQFGLYQSAAGVAIGVVVTLIAAMTLAPALLLLLGRAAYWPMKVGSGHGHGESRLWGAAAKLSSKRAGLVILVVAILLAPVTLLFKGQRSFDDIAEINPELGSVVGFRQVEKSFGSGEVFPVSIAITSSASMRTPSALAALEQASVDAMKVPGVQEVRSAVRPLGRQLTELTVPDQLGKTSDAIGQLKDGVAKVGAGLQDAGKQLSGGQADMDKLTGGLRDMAAKTQEAQKGAGELRGGLEQSASGASRIASGLKDSSGAASSMKSDIDMLLKAHPELAKDPNMLAIAAKQQALAEGLKSLAAGAAPLSQGLIGMVPALRQLGDGLGQLAGGHLQAAQGVESLQTGLGKLTDGLKQGSDGLGQVTEGLGKVQAAQEDIASEGKNQIGGWVLPEEALNTDSFKQALDFYVSEDGKVTKFDIILKENPYSGEAMDTVDKVTSALRQSLGASVIPDAKVYASGTSARYNELRDISFNDFVRTGMLVLAGIAIVLMLLLRSVLAPLYVLLSLGFNYLVTMGIVEFLFVKILGYPGLSWTVSFFIFLIIVALGVDYSIFLMARFKEEYRTGAVAAAMAKAMTTTGGVIVSAAVIMGGTFGALGFSGVVTLVQIGVGTLIGLLLYAVIFMALVVPSFSILFGEANWWPFRRKDTAKAAGHSESLQAGGTATDAL, from the coding sequence ATGGACAAATGGGTCAAATGGACGTCGAAGCTTCGTTGGGCGCTGCTGGCCGTATGGATCGCGCTGGCGGCCGTATCGGTGGCTGCTCTGCCGGACCTTCAGGAAATCGTGAAGAAAACGGAGCAGAAGTTCCTGCCGGCGGATTCCGAATCGCTCCGGGCCACGAAGCTGCTGGAACAAGTGAATCCGTCTTCGCGCGCCGCTTCCAACGCGGTCATCGTGCTGAGCCGGGACGGAGGCCTTCAGGCTTCCGACCAAGCGTGGATGGACGATTTGCTCGCCAAGCTGGACCGGGAGAAAGAGCAGCTCGGTATCACGGGCGTCATTTCCTCGCAAACCCAGCCTGAGCTGAAGGAGCGCTTCCTCAGCAAGGACGGGACGACCGCGATCGCCATCGTCAACCTGCCGAAGGCGGATTTCGAGGACACCACGCTGGTCACGCTGGAGAAGCTGAAGAAATTGGTGAAACAGGCTCCAAGCGGCACGAAAGCCGAATTGACCGGAGCCGCGCCGATCTCGCAGGAATTCCAACAATCCTCGCAGGACGGCTTGAAAAAGACGGAGCTGCTGACGGTCGGGCTGGTGCTCGTGATCCTGCTGATCGTTTTCCGCTCCCCGGTCGCCCCGCTCATTCCGCTCGTGACGATCGGGATCAGCCTCGTGATTTCGAGAGGACTCATCGCCGCGGCGACGGATCTCGGGCTCCCGGTGTCCAACTTCACGGAATCGTTCCTGATCGCCGTCCTGTTCGGAGCCGGAACGGATTACTGCATCCTGATGATCCAGCGTTTCCGGGAAGAGCTGTCGAAGGACGGGGACCGGAGACTGGCAATGGTGAGGACGATGAGCGGCGTCGGCAAGACGATCTTTTTCTCGGCGAGCACCGTGTTCGCCGCGTTCTTCCTGATCGGCTTCGCCCAGTTCGGCCTGTACCAATCCGCGGCCGGCGTCGCCATCGGCGTCGTCGTGACGCTGATCGCGGCCATGACGCTGGCTCCTGCGCTGCTTCTGCTGCTCGGACGCGCCGCCTACTGGCCGATGAAAGTCGGCAGCGGACACGGCCACGGAGAATCTCGGCTGTGGGGCGCGGCGGCGAAACTCAGCTCCAAAAGAGCCGGGCTCGTCATTCTCGTCGTCGCCATCCTGCTGGCGCCCGTCACGCTGCTGTTCAAAGGCCAGCGTTCGTTTGACGACATCGCCGAAATCAACCCCGAGCTCGGCTCCGTCGTCGGTTTCCGCCAGGTGGAGAAATCGTTCGGCTCCGGCGAGGTGTTCCCCGTATCGATCGCGATCACGTCTTCGGCGTCGATGCGCACGCCGTCCGCCTTGGCCGCTCTCGAGCAAGCGAGCGTGGACGCCATGAAGGTGCCCGGCGTCCAGGAAGTGCGCAGCGCCGTCCGGCCGCTCGGCCGCCAATTGACGGAGCTGACCGTGCCGGACCAGCTTGGCAAAACGAGCGACGCCATCGGGCAGCTGAAGGACGGCGTCGCGAAGGTGGGCGCCGGCTTGCAGGACGCCGGCAAACAACTGAGCGGCGGTCAAGCCGACATGGATAAGCTGACCGGCGGCTTGCGCGACATGGCTGCGAAGACGCAGGAAGCCCAGAAGGGCGCAGGCGAGCTTCGCGGAGGCTTGGAGCAAAGCGCGAGCGGCGCCTCCCGCATCGCTTCCGGCCTGAAAGATTCCAGCGGTGCCGCGTCGTCCATGAAGAGCGATATCGATATGCTGCTGAAGGCGCACCCCGAGCTCGCGAAAGATCCCAACATGCTCGCGATTGCGGCCAAGCAGCAAGCGCTGGCGGAGGGGTTGAAATCCCTCGCGGCGGGCGCCGCTCCTCTCAGCCAAGGTTTGATCGGCATGGTCCCGGCTCTCCGCCAGCTCGGAGACGGCCTCGGTCAATTGGCCGGCGGACATCTGCAAGCAGCACAGGGTGTCGAATCCCTTCAGACGGGTCTGGGCAAATTGACCGACGGACTCAAGCAAGGCTCCGACGGCCTGGGTCAAGTAACCGAAGGCTTGGGAAAAGTCCAGGCGGCTCAGGAAGACATCGCCTCGGAAGGCAAAAACCAAATCGGCGGCTGGGTGCTGCCCGAAGAAGCGCTGAACACCGACAGCTTCAAGCAGGCGCTCGACTTCTACGTCTCCGAAGACGGGAAAGTCACCAAGTTCGATATTATCCTGAAGGAAAACCCGTATTCCGGCGAAGCGATGGACACCGTAGACAAAGTCACCTCCGCCCTCCGCCAAAGCCTGGGCGCATCCGTCATCCCGGACGCGAAAGTGTACGCTTCCGGCACGTCCGCCCGCTATAACGAGCTGCGCGACATTTCGTTCAACGATTTCGTCCGGACCGGCATGCTCGTGCTCGCGGGTATCGCGATCGTCCTTATGCTTTTGCTGCGCTCCGTGCTGGCGCCGTTATACGTGCTGCTGTCGCTCGGATTCAACTACCTGGTGACGATGGGCATCGTGGAATTCCTGTTCGTTAAAATTTTAGGTTACCCCGGACTGTCCTGGACGGTATCGTTCTTCATCTTCCTGATCATCGTCGCTCTCGGAGTCGACTACAGCATCTTCCTGATGGCCCGGTTCAAGGAAGAGTACCGGACCGGCGCCGTCGCGGCCGCGATGGCCAAAGCGATGACCACGACGGGAGGCGTCATCGTCTCCGCGGCCGTCATCATGGGCGGCACCTTCGGCGCGCTCGGCTTCTCCGGCGTCGTCACGCTCGTGCAGATCGGCGTAGGCACGTTGATCGGGCTGCTCCTATACGCCGTGATCTTCATGGCGCTCGTCGTCCCTTCGTTCTCCATCCTATTTGGAGAGGCGAACTGGTGGCCATTCCGCCGCAAAGACACCGCCAAGGCCGCTGGTCACAGCGAGTCCTTGCAGGCGGGCGGTACCGCGACGGACGCGCTTTAA